One Nostoc sp. CENA543 genomic window, AAGGGTACGTAGACTAAAAGGATTTTCTGGCCTGTTGATGAATTTGTCGTATTTGTTAATGTCGTTTGACGATTTCTGATTGCGTCTTCTAAGGCTGGGTATCTTTGGTGAATTTTTTGTGGCTCAATATCTAAATCTAATAATGCTGCCTTGTGAGCTAATGGCACAGTCCAACGCACCCGCTTTGACGCATCTAGCCTGGCAATTGCTTGGTAGCCACTATAGTCTTGAATGTATTCTGTGGCTTCTGCTTCCCACTGTTTTTGCGGAATCCCATTGTGCAGTTGCCAGTGCCTACCCATGCGCTCTAAGGCAAGTATGCGATAATTCAACTGGGTGACTAATTCTGTTTTGGTGGCGATCGCCTGCTGTTGAATCAGGTTTCCCACATTATTTTGTTCTGTAATAATTAATCTCTGCCAAAGAATAGTCACCAGAAAAATGATCACCACACCTACCAAAAAAGGTAGCAAATGCTGGTTGCTCCCAAATTTCACAGACCTACATCGGTGATGCTTGTGCTGTCTGTACATTGATTAACCCCCCAGCACCTGAAACAATTGTCTAGCTAGTTTTTTCTTGGTCAGGAATGGAAATTTCACCAGAGCAATAGTGCAATCACGCACAATTGTCTCAGTAAAACAATTTATGCACAACTTCTTAATTTAAGCCATTAATTTTATATTTCTTTTTTAATCTTTCCAACGATTTGGATTTTTCTCTGTTTAAATATTTATAAATTGCTATAAATCAATAGAAAAATTCATCTAAATGTAGGGTCAATATCTCATTTTATCTGTGTTATCTCCTGCTAGAACCCTGGAAAATGAATGCAGTTATTAACTTGATGATATGGCTGCGAAAAATACAGAATAAAAAACGCGATCGCACAAGGCAGGCGATCGCATCTTACCACCTAAGTTAAATTTCTCTGATAATTTGACAAATCATGGCGACAAAGGGATTTTTGCAAGGCTTGCCAGTCAAGCGTTCCACAATCTCAAATGATCTTAACCTCGTTCCTTGATTGTTTGTAGTAAATTATCAAAAGGTTGCCAATTATCTTCCTGCACAATCGGTTCCCAAATCGACTCAATCACAGGCCTTAATAATGCAGTTTTGGGATTGTAATAATTCAGAGTTTTGGCAATTTTTTCCATGTCATCAGGATGAAAATTATTCAAAATTTGATGATAAATGAAACACCAATTATCGAAGATAGCTGACTTATCTGCTGTAGGAAGAACATCAGATAAATTGAGGATCAAGCCTGGCTCATCTCTCCAATTAGGAGAAAAAGTCCGCGCCATTTCTGCGAAAAAGTGATGATATCCGACTTGACTATCTTGCAAAAATTGCATTGTCAAACGTAAAAGTTCATCAGCTTCAGGTATAGCCAACTGCTCAAAACCTAATTTTTTTAGCATCAAAGACCGATAAGCAGCAAAATAATCATCACTAAATTTTGCTAGTCCAGCTTCTAAATCAGTTTTATTAACCACTGACCTTAATGGTTGTTGCAGTAATTCCAGATTCAACTGGCAAATCCCTGGTTGATGACTATAGCAATAGCGTTTGTAATAGTCAAAATATGCAGCCGTAAAATAAGGGTCATAAGTAGGAATAAACGCATAAGGGCCGTAGTCAAAACTTTCCCCAGTAATGGACATATTGTCAGTATTGAGGACTCCATGACAAAAACCGGCTGCCATCCACTGTGCAACTAGTTCTGCAACACGCCTGACTAATTCACCATAAAACAAAGCATATTTATCTGGTTCATCCACTAAGTGAGAGTAGTAATGCTCAATCACATGATCTAATAACTTTTGAATCAAATCGGGACGCTGTATATAATACAAACGCTCAAAAGTCCCGAAGCGAATATGTGAACTATTCATTCTCACCATCACCGATGAACGGGTAGGAGAAGGTTCGTCACCACGCCACAGAGATAAGCCAGTTTCAATCATACTCAGACAGCGTGATGTCCGTACTCCTAGCTGATGTAGTGCTTCTGCGGCTAGAACTTCCCTAACTCCACCTTTGAGAGTTAACATCCCGTCACCACCACGAGAATAAGGTGTTCTCCCAGAACCTTTAGTCCCGAAATCATAGAGTTGACCATCGATACCACGGACTTGACCGTATAAAAAACCCCGTCCGTCACCTAATTGGGGGTTATATTCCCCAAATTGATAGCCATGATAACGTAGTGCTAAAAATGGTTTACGTCCTTGAAATAGACTAAATGCTGTAATAAAGTCTTCATCCTCAACATCTTGGGGGTTGAGTCCCAATGTGGGTAATAGGTCATCATTACGCCAGCGTAACGTATGTTGAGGAAATTCTGCTGCGACTACCTCATCATAATAATCATCACCCAAGGATGCTAAAGCCGGTTCGTAATTGAGGGTGAGAAAGGGATTGAGAGTGTTTTTGGTATTGGGAGTTTTAGCTAAGGTCATTATGAGCCAAGCATGATTGATTCTTCTCTCAATAGTACATCTGGTAACATCTTTCGCGTGAACTTTGATAATTAAAACTTGCAGACTGAGTATAAAAACCTTATATATAAACTTAAATGAATAGGTTTAATTTGAAATTACCGAGGGATTAGTTAAAAAAGCTCCTCTGAGTGAACTTTAAAAAACCAAAATCATCATTTAACTATAACAATCCAATAGTGCATTTTAAAAACTTATAGATTCAATAGTTCAAATTAACACTATACACATTATTTTTTAACTTATATCGACATCTATCGTATAAATTAAATAGTTATCATAAGGATCATCCTATACATTGAAACCCTCTTGGGGCTTTGGTTTGCGGCGATAAATTTTTACTTATATGTCTAATCTAATATTTATTTAAGAATTGGCTTCATTAAGTCAACCACTTTCAGATAAATACCTGTAAACTGATTTCAATGAATAAACGAAGGGATGAAACAAACCCAAAAATGCAGACATTGGCACACCAGATTTAGTCATCATTATTATCTCCGTAAAGAAGTAGTTAGGCTCGACTAATTGAGTATAGTCAAACCTTTCATAACGGCTGCAAGAAACATCTACTGTTACTTGCATAAATTGTTGTACATAAACAAGTTTAATTACCCCATTCAGGAGTTGTGATGTCAGATTTTCTCAATCAAATTTCTCGGCGTAAATTTATTGTCACAGCAGGGGCTTCGGCGGGTGCTGTATTATTGAAGGGTTGTCTGGGAAATCCCCCAGAAACCACCACTGGAGGAAATACCCAATCTGCGCCAACTGCTCAAACAGTAGCAAATATTAGCCCAGAACAAGCTCCAGAAGTAACTACAGTCAAGTTAGGATATATTCCGATTGTAGAATCTGCACCTTTAATTATTGCCAAAGAAAAAGGCTTTTTTGCGAAGTATGGCATGACAGGTGTGGAGTTAGCGAAACAAGCTTCTTGGGGTGCA contains:
- a CDS encoding YdiU family protein, whose product is MTLAKTPNTKNTLNPFLTLNYEPALASLGDDYYDEVVAAEFPQHTLRWRNDDLLPTLGLNPQDVEDEDFITAFSLFQGRKPFLALRYHGYQFGEYNPQLGDGRGFLYGQVRGIDGQLYDFGTKGSGRTPYSRGGDGMLTLKGGVREVLAAEALHQLGVRTSRCLSMIETGLSLWRGDEPSPTRSSVMVRMNSSHIRFGTFERLYYIQRPDLIQKLLDHVIEHYYSHLVDEPDKYALFYGELVRRVAELVAQWMAAGFCHGVLNTDNMSITGESFDYGPYAFIPTYDPYFTAAYFDYYKRYCYSHQPGICQLNLELLQQPLRSVVNKTDLEAGLAKFSDDYFAAYRSLMLKKLGFEQLAIPEADELLRLTMQFLQDSQVGYHHFFAEMARTFSPNWRDEPGLILNLSDVLPTADKSAIFDNWCFIYHQILNNFHPDDMEKIAKTLNYYNPKTALLRPVIESIWEPIVQEDNWQPFDNLLQTIKERG